Proteins encoded by one window of Cannabis sativa cultivar Pink pepper isolate KNU-18-1 chromosome 4, ASM2916894v1, whole genome shotgun sequence:
- the LOC115712801 gene encoding glutamate--glyoxylate aminotransferase 2 → MPLKALDYESLNENVKKVQYAVRGELYLRASELQKEGKKIIFTNVGNPHALGQKPLTFPRQVVALCQAPFLLDDPNVGLLFPADAIARAKHYLSLTSGGLGAYSDSRGLPGIRKEVAEFIGRRDGFPSDPELIFLTDGASKGVMQILNTIIRGDGDGILVPVPQYPLYSAAISLFGGSLVPYYLEESANWGLDVNNLRESVAAARSKGITVRAMVIINPGNPTGQCLSEANLKEILSFCFQESLVLLGDEVYQQNIYQDARPFISARKVLSNMGAPISKEVQLVSFHTVSKGYWGECGQRGGYFEMTNIPPKTVEEIYKVASVSLSPNVPAQIFMGLMVNPLKPGDISYDQFVRESKGILESLRRRAKLMTDGFNSCRNVVCNFTEGAMYSFPQIRLPPKAIEAAQSAGKVPDVFYCLKLLEATGISTVPGSGFGQKDGMFHLRTTILPAEEDMPEIMSSFKKFNDEFMEQYEDHRGYSRM, encoded by the exons ATGCCGCTCAAGGCGTTAGACTATGAATCACTGAATGAAAACGTGAAGAAGGTTCAGTATGCTGTTAGAGGCGAGCTGTATCTTCGAGCATCTGAGCTCCAGAAGGAAGGAAAGAAG ATTATCTTCACCAATGTTGGGAATCCTCACGCTCTAGGACAGAAGCCACTGACATTTCCTCGCCAG GTGGTTGCATTATGCCAAGCTCCATTTCTGTTGGATGATCCTAATGTGGGGCTCCTCTTTCCTGCTGATGCAATTGCAAGAGCTAAGCATTATCTTTCATTGACTTCCGGTGGTCTAG GTGCCTACAGTGATTCCCGAGGTCTTCCTGGGATCAGGAAGGAAGTTGCAGAGTTCATTGGAAGGCGTGATGGGTTTCCAAG TGATCCTGAACTCATATTTCTCACCGATGGTGCCAGCAAAGGTGTGATGCAGATATTAAATACTATCATACGTGGTGACGGGGATGGG ATTTTGGTTCCAGTCCCGCAATACCCACTCTACTCAGCAGCAATCTCTCTATTCGGTGGTTCTCTTGTTCCATATTATCTAGAGGAGAGTGCAAATTGGGGTCTCGATGTTAACAACCTTCGTGAGTCAGTTGCTGCGGCTCGCTCCAAAGGAATAACT GTAAGAGCAATGGTGATTATTAACCCCGGGAATCCTACTGGTCAATGTCTTAGTGAAGCAAATTTGAAAGAAATCTTAAGCTTCTGTTTCCAAGAAAGTCTGGTGTTGCTTGGAGATGAGGTTTATCAGCAGAACATATACCAGGATGCGCGCCCTTTCATCAGTGCAAGAAAG GTTTTGTCGAATATGGGAGCGCCAATAAGCAAGGAAGTCCAGCTTGTTTCTTTCCACACTGTATCCAAAGGATATTGGGGTGAATGCGGTCAGCGAGGTGGATATTTTGAGATGACCAACATCCCTCCAAAG ACAGTAGAGGAGATCTACAAAGTTGCCTCGGTATCTTTGAGTCCCAATGTTCCTGCACAGATATTT ATGGGGTTGATGGTCAATCCTCTCAAACCTGGAGATATTTCATACGACCAATTCGTTAGAGAAAG CAAAGGGATCCTTGAATCACTAAGGAGAAGAGCAAAGTTAATGACTGATGGATTTAACAGCTGCAGAAATGTGGTTTGTAATTTCACTGAAG GTGCAATGTATTCTTTCCCACAAATTCGATTACCACCAAAAGCCATAGAGGCTGCTCAATCAGCTGGAAAAGTTCCAGATGTCTTCTACTGTCTCAAGCTTTTGGAAGCCACCGGGATCTCAACTGTCCCCGGTTCAGGATTTGGACAGAAAGACGG CATGTTCCACTTGAGGACAACCATCTTGCCGGCCGAGGAAGACATGCCAGAGATCATGTCGAGTTTCAAGAAGTTCAACGACGAGTTCATGGAGCAGTATGAAGACCATAGAGGTTATTCAAGGATGTGA